Proteins found in one Silene latifolia isolate original U9 population unplaced genomic scaffold, ASM4854445v1 scaffold_20.1, whole genome shotgun sequence genomic segment:
- the LOC141638454 gene encoding uncharacterized protein LOC141638454, producing the protein MFNVQILLYDAHFIHLLAMDLESKSQFTLTMVYAYNGTQERKELWEKIYQIKNQTQGPWVICGDFNTVLSPTERLGGHSTEEEIEDFKQCVDECEVMDCPASRSLYTWCNKQDPSTRVYSRLDRVLVNQMWLTDNPLAYAHFYCEGTFDHTPCVVQEQCDGHKKRRSFKYLNMWSQSVDFKSCVQEHWSKT; encoded by the coding sequence ATGTTCAATGTTCAAATCCTTCTGTATGATGCTCACTTTATTCATTTACTAGCTATGGACTTGGAGTCTAAGTCTCAGTTTACTCTTACCATGGTGTATGCTTATAATGGGACTCAAGAAAGAAAAGAGTTGTGGGAAAAGATTTACCAAATTAAAAATCAGACTCAGGGGCCTTGGGTTATTTGTGGTGATTTTAACACTGTCCTTAGTCCAACTGAAAGACTTGGTGGTCACAGCACAGAGGAAGAAATTGAGGATTTTAAACAATGTGTTGATGAGTGTGAAGTGATGGATTGTCCAGCTTCTAGATCTCTTTATACTTGGTGCAACAAGCAAGATCCTTCCACCAGAGTTTATAGCCGTCTTGATAGAGTTTTAGTTAATCAGATGTGGCTCACCGATAATCCTCTTGCCTATGCTCACTTTTACTGTGAAGGCACGTTTGATCATACACCTTGTGTGGTGCAAGAACAATGTGATGGCCATAAGAAGAGGAGAAGCTTTAAATATCTCAATATGTGGAGTCAATCTGTTGACTTCAAATCTTGTGTCCAAGAGCATTGGAGTAAAACATAG